From a region of the Methylocystis hirsuta genome:
- a CDS encoding DUF5131 family protein, with translation MANNSSIEWTEATWNPVVGCTIISPGCTNCYAMRMALRLEAMGQLKYAGTTRISGGRPKWNGVVRMDEESLLLPMKWRNGRRIFVNSMSDLFHENVPLFFIKRVFATMRRTPQHTYQILTKRAERLEELSPKLTWPANVWMGVSIESENYIFRIGHLRRAKAAVKFLSLEPLLGPLDNLDLGGIDWVIAGGESGPHARAVDPDWIRSIRDQCFDAEVAFHFKQWGGVNKKRTGRILDGRTWDEFPVGAGG, from the coding sequence ATGGCAAATAACTCTTCAATTGAATGGACGGAAGCGACTTGGAACCCGGTTGTCGGCTGCACGATCATTTCGCCGGGGTGCACGAACTGCTACGCGATGCGTATGGCGCTTCGCCTGGAGGCGATGGGCCAACTTAAATACGCTGGCACGACGCGTATATCTGGCGGACGCCCAAAGTGGAACGGCGTTGTGCGGATGGACGAGGAATCGCTATTGCTCCCGATGAAGTGGAGAAACGGCCGAAGGATCTTCGTAAACTCAATGTCCGACCTTTTTCACGAAAACGTTCCGCTGTTCTTTATAAAGCGCGTGTTTGCAACGATGCGGAGAACGCCGCAGCATACCTACCAAATATTGACAAAGCGGGCTGAACGTCTCGAAGAGCTTTCACCGAAACTTACTTGGCCCGCGAACGTGTGGATGGGGGTGAGTATCGAGAGCGAGAATTATATTTTCAGAATCGGCCACCTGCGTCGCGCAAAAGCAGCAGTCAAGTTCCTGAGCCTCGAACCTTTGCTGGGACCACTCGACAATCTCGATCTAGGTGGCATTGATTGGGTTATCGCAGGTGGTGAAAGCGGTCCCCATGCCAGGGCTGTCGATCCGGATTGGATTCGCAGCATTCGGGATCAGTGTTTCGATGCAGAGGTTGCCTTTCACTTCAAGCAATGGGGTGGGGTCAACAAAAAGAGGACCGGCCGCATTCTCGATGGTCGCACTTGGGATGAGTTTCCCGTCGGCGCCGGCGGCTAA
- the hemA gene encoding 5-aminolevulinate synthase, producing MVYRRYFEAAVSRLKDERRYRVFARLERDVEAFPLANWHRDDGSVEPVTIWCSNDYLGMGQHPDVIAAMVDTAGRVGAGSGGTRNISGTSHAIVELERELADLHGKEAALVFTSGWISNLAAISTIADLLPNCVILSDASNHNSMIEGVKRSRAEKKIFRHNDLAHLEELLIEAGDRPKLVVFESLYSMNGNIAPVADIVALAERYGAMTYVDEVHAVGMYGARGGGVCEREGVMARVHVIEGTLAKGFGTMGGYIAGDAVIIDAIRSYAASFIFTTALPPAVAAAACAAVRLLKRRPDLRAAHQRASHITKHALAAAGLPVLENGSHIVPVMVRDAELCKAASDMLLDRHSIYIQPINYPTVAKGSERLRVTPTPCHTQAHIANLVESLVDVWHTLGIPFVAPPSHLHIEEKSDGKCSYPEIKLAAQ from the coding sequence ATGGTCTATCGGCGTTACTTCGAGGCCGCCGTCTCCCGTCTAAAGGACGAGCGCCGCTACCGCGTCTTTGCGCGTCTGGAGCGCGACGTCGAAGCTTTTCCGCTCGCCAATTGGCATCGCGACGACGGCTCGGTCGAGCCCGTCACAATATGGTGCTCCAACGACTATCTCGGCATGGGTCAGCACCCCGACGTGATCGCCGCGATGGTCGACACGGCTGGCAGGGTCGGCGCCGGTTCGGGCGGCACGCGCAACATTTCCGGCACCAGCCACGCCATCGTCGAGCTTGAGCGCGAACTTGCCGATCTTCACGGCAAGGAAGCCGCGCTCGTCTTCACCTCGGGCTGGATTTCCAATCTCGCGGCGATTTCGACCATCGCCGATCTGCTTCCCAACTGCGTCATTCTGTCCGACGCCTCGAATCACAATTCGATGATCGAAGGCGTGAAGCGCTCGCGCGCCGAAAAGAAGATCTTTCGCCACAACGATCTTGCGCATCTTGAAGAGCTGTTGATCGAGGCGGGCGATCGGCCCAAGCTCGTCGTCTTCGAAAGCCTCTATTCGATGAACGGCAATATCGCGCCCGTCGCCGACATCGTCGCGCTCGCCGAGCGCTATGGCGCGATGACCTATGTCGACGAGGTGCATGCGGTCGGCATGTATGGCGCGCGCGGCGGCGGCGTCTGCGAGCGCGAAGGCGTAATGGCGCGCGTCCACGTGATCGAGGGCACGCTCGCCAAGGGCTTCGGCACCATGGGCGGCTATATCGCCGGCGACGCCGTGATCATTGACGCGATCCGGTCCTATGCGGCTTCCTTCATCTTCACGACGGCGCTGCCGCCGGCGGTCGCCGCCGCGGCCTGCGCCGCGGTGCGGCTGCTCAAGCGCCGGCCGGATTTGCGCGCGGCGCATCAGCGCGCGTCGCATATCACCAAGCACGCCCTCGCCGCCGCCGGCCTGCCGGTGTTGGAAAACGGCTCGCATATCGTGCCGGTGATGGTGCGCGACGCCGAGCTCTGCAAGGCTGCGAGCGACATGCTGCTCGATCGCCACTCGATCTACATCCAGCCGATCAACTACCCGACGGTGGCCAAGGGAAGCGAGCGGCTGCGCGTCACGCCGACGCCCTGCCACACGCAGGCGCATATCGCGAATCTCGTCGAGTCGCTCGTCGACGTCTGGCACACGCTCGGCATTCCCTTCGTCGCGCCGCCGTCGCATCTTCATATCGAGGAGAAGAGCGACGGGAAGTGCAGCTATCCCGAGATCAAACTCGCGGCGCAGTAA
- a CDS encoding DUF2182 domain-containing protein has protein sequence MEQTRVDLIALQRNAILALLIALSVAAWALLIWQGAGHDAHSSMASPSMGLGAPLFIAVWLAMTVAMMFPTVAPMALTFHKMQAARRKRGQAFVGTWAFLAGYLLVWMASGLLAYFGALAAEAAAARLDLSAPAQGRVGGLILIAAGLYQLTPLKELCLTKCRTPIGFIMTSWREGTLGALQMGAHHGAWCLGCCWLLCAIMFPLGMMNVAALASVTAIVFAEKALPWGPAVAQAMGIIIFVYGLLIMIQPQALPIFHG, from the coding sequence ATGGAACAGACGCGCGTGGACCTGATTGCGCTTCAGCGTAACGCGATCCTTGCGTTGCTGATCGCATTGTCGGTTGCGGCGTGGGCGCTTCTGATCTGGCAAGGCGCAGGTCATGACGCCCATAGCAGCATGGCCTCGCCGTCCATGGGACTCGGCGCGCCGCTCTTCATCGCTGTCTGGCTGGCGATGACGGTTGCGATGATGTTTCCGACGGTGGCGCCGATGGCGCTGACCTTCCACAAAATGCAGGCCGCGCGCCGCAAACGGGGACAGGCCTTCGTCGGAACATGGGCCTTCCTCGCCGGCTATCTGCTCGTCTGGATGGCGTCCGGCCTCCTTGCTTATTTTGGCGCGCTCGCCGCGGAGGCTGCCGCCGCGCGTCTGGATCTTTCGGCGCCGGCGCAGGGGCGCGTCGGCGGTTTGATCCTCATCGCCGCCGGACTCTACCAGCTCACGCCATTGAAAGAGCTCTGCCTGACCAAGTGCCGCACGCCGATCGGCTTCATCATGACCTCCTGGCGCGAGGGGACGCTCGGCGCCCTGCAGATGGGCGCGCATCACGGCGCCTGGTGCCTGGGCTGCTGCTGGCTGCTTTGCGCGATCATGTTTCCTCTCGGCATGATGAACGTCGCCGCGCTTGCGAGCGTGACGGCGATCGTTTTCGCCGAGAAGGCCCTGCCGTGGGGGCCCGCCGTGGCGCAGGCGATGGGCATTATCATCTTCGTCTATGGTCTCTTGATCATGATCCAGCCTCAGGCGCTTCCGATCTTCCATGGATGA
- a CDS encoding LysR family transcriptional regulator produces MVNLKSFDLNLLLALKALLEEKNVSRAAEKLCLSQPAMSHILRRLRNQLDDPILVKSAAGMVPTARALALLEPTAAVLREIERIVEPPPEFDPATSRRRFVISTSDYVGFALLPTLAESMIRIAPHIEVHIRQPITGPPHIVLEKDNIDLAIGFDAIFGGAPHVCSQMLMDESIVCLTRKSNAAVPGNDISLAQFLECKHVLISWREAGTGLIDDSLAKLGLRRNVFLVLPNFLTTPWILEKTDLMLCLPQRMAEQFVQLAPLKILPIPIDLPRYALMMLWHPRHEKDHAHMWLRERVRMACRRDSGNDATAGNGPKAHIH; encoded by the coding sequence ATGGTCAACCTCAAGTCTTTCGACCTCAATCTGTTGCTGGCGCTGAAGGCGCTTCTCGAAGAGAAGAATGTGTCGCGCGCCGCAGAAAAGCTATGTCTGAGCCAGCCCGCCATGAGCCATATTCTGCGCAGGCTGCGCAATCAGCTCGACGATCCGATACTCGTGAAGTCCGCAGCGGGCATGGTCCCTACGGCGCGCGCGCTTGCGTTGCTGGAGCCAACGGCGGCGGTGCTTCGGGAGATCGAAAGGATCGTCGAACCGCCGCCAGAATTCGATCCCGCGACCAGCCGGCGGCGCTTCGTGATCTCCACAAGCGACTATGTCGGATTCGCCCTGTTGCCGACGCTTGCCGAGTCGATGATCCGCATCGCCCCACATATCGAGGTGCATATTCGGCAGCCGATAACCGGGCCGCCCCACATCGTGCTCGAGAAAGACAATATCGATCTGGCGATCGGCTTCGACGCAATCTTTGGCGGCGCGCCGCACGTCTGTTCGCAGATGTTGATGGACGAGAGCATCGTTTGCCTCACAAGAAAATCCAACGCCGCAGTCCCGGGCAATGACATCAGTCTGGCGCAATTTCTGGAATGCAAGCATGTGCTGATCAGCTGGCGGGAAGCAGGCACAGGCCTGATCGACGACAGTCTCGCGAAGCTGGGGCTACGTCGAAACGTATTTCTTGTCCTGCCGAACTTCTTGACGACGCCCTGGATTCTCGAGAAGACCGACCTCATGCTCTGTCTGCCCCAGAGGATGGCCGAGCAGTTCGTACAGCTGGCTCCGCTCAAAATCCTGCCGATCCCGATCGACCTGCCCCGCTACGCGTTGATGATGCTCTGGCATCCACGCCACGAAAAAGATCACGCGCATATGTGGCTACGGGAACGCGTGCGGATGGCCTGCCGCCGCGACAGCGGCAACGATGCGACCGCGGGCAATGGCCCCAAGGCGCATATTCACTAA
- a CDS encoding cob(I)yrinic acid a,c-diamide adenosyltransferase — MKLYTKKGDRGQTSLFSGRRAAKFDPRVAAVGDLDELTASLGLARVVFPEATDILCRAQKALYTISAIVSAEARKIDLAFDDAETAALEAEIDRATDALPPLRDFIYPGEAEASARLHMARAVARRAERSVAALEDPPAPQSALAYLNRLSDLLFALARLADLRSGHADRMLGG, encoded by the coding sequence ATGAAGCTCTATACGAAAAAAGGCGACAGAGGCCAGACGAGTCTCTTCTCAGGCCGGCGGGCGGCGAAGTTCGATCCGCGCGTGGCGGCGGTCGGCGATCTCGACGAATTGACGGCGAGCCTGGGTCTCGCGCGCGTCGTCTTCCCCGAGGCGACTGATATTTTGTGCCGCGCTCAAAAGGCGCTCTACACAATCAGCGCCATCGTCAGCGCCGAAGCCCGGAAAATCGATCTTGCCTTCGACGACGCCGAGACCGCGGCGCTCGAAGCCGAGATCGATCGCGCCACCGACGCTCTGCCGCCCTTGCGCGATTTCATCTATCCGGGAGAGGCCGAGGCGAGCGCGCGTCTCCACATGGCGCGCGCCGTCGCCCGGCGGGCCGAACGCAGCGTCGCCGCGCTCGAAGATCCTCCGGCGCCGCAGAGCGCCCTCGCCTATCTCAATCGCCTGAGCGATCTATTGTTCGCGCTGGCGCGGCTCGCGGATCTGCGCAGCGGACACGCGGACCGGATGCTCGGCGGGTGA
- a CDS encoding L,D-transpeptidase, with the protein MIKDNGIADAGERNEVARLGLASGRLNRRSFLVGSAAGLGAAGLAGCVSDDMGRAEAAKFYAAVPNDKYPIPAVDIGKLHPKYFRKTVRYESKEAPGTIIVDPANYYVYRIEGDGNATRYGANVSRTGFLWSGEVYVGRKAEWPTWTPPREMIARQPEARKYAGGMPGGLENPLGARVLYLYKNGAYTVYTIYSTSDPETIGQGITSGCTGLLSQDMIDLYSRTPVKTKVVMLPA; encoded by the coding sequence ATGATCAAGGACAATGGGATCGCCGACGCCGGCGAAAGAAACGAGGTAGCTCGACTTGGGCTTGCGTCGGGGCGTCTCAACCGCCGGTCGTTTCTGGTCGGCTCCGCCGCCGGGCTCGGCGCGGCCGGGCTCGCCGGCTGCGTGTCAGACGACATGGGCCGCGCCGAGGCGGCGAAGTTTTACGCCGCCGTGCCCAACGATAAATACCCGATCCCGGCGGTCGACATCGGCAAGCTCCATCCGAAATATTTTCGCAAGACGGTGCGCTACGAAAGCAAGGAAGCGCCCGGCACGATCATCGTCGATCCCGCCAATTATTATGTCTACCGCATCGAAGGCGACGGAAACGCCACCCGCTACGGCGCCAATGTCAGCCGCACCGGCTTCCTGTGGAGCGGCGAGGTTTATGTCGGGCGCAAGGCCGAATGGCCCACCTGGACGCCGCCCAGGGAGATGATCGCGCGCCAGCCGGAGGCGCGCAAATATGCCGGCGGCATGCCGGGAGGTCTGGAAAATCCGCTCGGCGCCCGCGTGCTGTATCTCTATAAGAACGGCGCCTACACGGTCTACACGATCTATAGCACCAGCGACCCCGAGACGATCGGGCAGGGCATAACGAGCGGCTGTACCGGCCTCCTCAGTCAGGACATGATCGACCTCTATTCGCGAACGCCGGTCAAGACGAAGGTGGTCATGCTGCCGGCATAG
- a CDS encoding DUF938 domain-containing protein, translating to MSNNAPADRPPIDPHPLSPYVAWAGNRNRDPILSMFKEIFPNSGNVLELASGAGNHINHFAPHFPNLSFQPSDYDVEVFDSIKKKRDEAGGKNIFDPIKIDLTEPQTWPSASDRLYDAIFVVNLFQVAPVSICDGIAQVADRVLTKDGFVAIYGPFKVDGSYTTESNAAFDQEILAPKIAEWGLKDVRDLERAANAHNIALKKIMDMPANNFILLFGRA from the coding sequence ATGTCCAACAATGCGCCTGCAGACCGTCCGCCGATCGATCCGCATCCGCTCAGCCCCTATGTTGCGTGGGCGGGGAATCGAAACCGGGATCCGATTCTGAGCATGTTCAAAGAGATCTTTCCGAACAGCGGCAATGTGCTTGAACTTGCGAGCGGCGCCGGCAACCACATCAACCATTTCGCGCCGCATTTCCCGAATCTGTCGTTTCAGCCTTCCGACTATGACGTCGAAGTGTTCGATTCGATCAAGAAGAAGCGCGACGAAGCAGGCGGCAAGAATATCTTCGATCCCATCAAAATCGATCTGACTGAGCCCCAGACCTGGCCCAGCGCCAGCGATCGGCTCTACGACGCCATTTTCGTCGTGAACCTCTTCCAGGTCGCGCCGGTCTCGATCTGCGACGGCATCGCTCAAGTCGCCGACCGCGTGTTGACCAAGGATGGCTTTGTCGCGATCTATGGGCCCTTCAAGGTTGACGGCAGTTATACGACCGAATCAAACGCCGCTTTCGATCAGGAGATCCTCGCGCCCAAGATTGCCGAATGGGGCCTTAAGGACGTGCGTGACCTCGAGCGCGCCGCCAACGCACACAATATCGCGCTTAAGAAAATTATGGACATGCCGGCGAATAACTTCATTCTTCTCTTTGGGCGCGCATGA
- a CDS encoding SDR family NAD(P)-dependent oxidoreductase, producing the protein MTEPAMANRGVALVIGVGAESGLGAALARRFAREGLRVVVAGRTPERLRSVAEQIAATGGAVAIKAADATSEADVADLFDEADRDGDLALVAYNVGSNVAASAQDTAPELFERLWRQNALGGFVVGREAARRFSQRGRGTILFTGATASLRARPPFLAFAAAKAALRAVAQGLAREFGAKGVHVAHIVIDGVIAGEYAATNFAEYARSKGADGVLAVDDIADAYWALHCQKRSAWTHEMDLRPFKEPF; encoded by the coding sequence ATGACAGAACCGGCGATGGCGAATAGGGGGGTGGCGCTCGTGATTGGCGTTGGCGCCGAGTCGGGCCTCGGCGCGGCGCTGGCGCGGCGTTTCGCGCGCGAAGGGCTCCGCGTCGTGGTCGCGGGCCGCACGCCGGAGCGGCTGCGAAGCGTCGCCGAACAGATTGCCGCTACGGGCGGCGCGGTCGCGATCAAGGCCGCCGACGCCACGAGCGAAGCCGATGTCGCGGACCTCTTCGACGAAGCGGACCGCGACGGCGACCTCGCGCTGGTCGCCTACAATGTTGGGAGCAATGTCGCCGCTTCCGCTCAGGACACGGCGCCCGAACTCTTCGAGCGCCTTTGGCGACAAAACGCCCTCGGCGGCTTCGTCGTCGGGCGGGAGGCCGCCCGGCGCTTCTCGCAGCGCGGGCGAGGCACGATCCTGTTCACCGGCGCAACGGCGTCCTTGCGGGCGCGTCCGCCCTTTCTTGCCTTCGCCGCCGCCAAAGCCGCCTTGCGCGCCGTCGCCCAAGGCCTTGCGCGCGAGTTCGGCGCCAAGGGCGTTCATGTCGCCCATATCGTCATCGACGGCGTGATCGCGGGCGAATATGCGGCGACGAATTTCGCCGAATACGCTCGTTCGAAAGGCGCGGACGGCGTCCTTGCCGTGGACGACATCGCCGACGCCTATTGGGCGCTGCACTGCCAGAAGCGCAGCGCCTGGACTCACGAAATGGATCTTCGGCCCTTCAAGGAGCCTTTCTAG
- a CDS encoding DUF1326 domain-containing protein: MATRTKWRFVGDYLENCNCDIVCPCLVSTKAMMATPTQGCCDNILAFHIDEGHYGDVALDGLNVALAAHAPGPMAEGDWTLAVYIDERATDEQTAALGAIFSGDEGGPMAAFAPLVGTHLGVRKTSIHYTIEGKSRLVEIPGVLAVAVDPLASMHPSGEIWGMTGHPLAPEKIAFGVGRTGNHFNDHGMDWNNSGQNGHYAPIEWSN; the protein is encoded by the coding sequence ATGGCGACGCGAACAAAGTGGCGCTTTGTCGGCGACTATCTCGAGAACTGCAATTGCGACATCGTCTGTCCCTGCCTGGTCTCGACGAAGGCCATGATGGCGACGCCGACGCAAGGGTGCTGCGACAACATTTTGGCGTTCCACATCGACGAAGGCCATTATGGCGACGTGGCGCTGGATGGGCTGAATGTGGCGCTCGCAGCGCATGCGCCGGGTCCCATGGCGGAGGGCGACTGGACGCTCGCCGTCTATATCGACGAGCGCGCGACCGACGAACAGACAGCCGCTCTGGGAGCAATTTTCAGTGGCGACGAAGGCGGACCGATGGCGGCTTTCGCGCCTTTGGTCGGAACGCATCTCGGCGTCAGGAAGACATCGATCCATTACACGATCGAGGGCAAATCGCGCTTAGTCGAAATCCCGGGCGTTCTCGCCGTCGCTGTCGATCCGCTGGCGAGCATGCATCCGAGCGGCGAAATCTGGGGCATGACCGGGCATCCGCTCGCGCCGGAGAAAATCGCTTTCGGCGTCGGCCGCACGGGCAATCATTTCAACGACCACGGCATGGACTGGAATAATTCGGGCCAGAACGGGCATTACGCGCCGATCGAGTGGTCGAATTGA
- a CDS encoding three-Cys-motif partner protein TcmP gives MKAAKFFDERTDQSVVKARIVEKYFYAWANVVMPTAQRSGGRIAYIDLYAGPGRYKDGAASTPLLVLQHAINDPKLASMLVALLNDSDSNKTSTLKAEIDSLPGIGNLKHKPVLSCGEIDDDAEKYFNDAKLVPSFSFIDPFGYKGLSLKIIRGVIKDWGCDCVFFFNYNRINAGIGNQAVTGHMDALFGKERADALRMRLPRLSPELREALILEELAAEIKALGGTYVLPFTFRNSSGTRTSHKLVFVSKSFKGYAIMKDIMAKESSTEDQGVPSLTYSPADWSMPLLFSLQRPLDQLRASLLTDFAGQEVSVADIYERHSVDTPYVIKNYKETLKQLEAEGKVVVRSLQGIRRKGTFADHLLVGFPPSSIHGK, from the coding sequence ATGAAAGCCGCAAAGTTCTTCGATGAGAGAACCGATCAATCAGTTGTCAAAGCGCGAATCGTGGAGAAGTATTTTTATGCGTGGGCTAACGTTGTTATGCCGACCGCGCAAAGGAGTGGCGGCCGGATAGCATATATTGACCTGTACGCGGGGCCGGGCCGATACAAGGATGGGGCGGCCTCAACGCCGCTTTTGGTGCTCCAACACGCCATCAACGATCCCAAGCTCGCGTCGATGCTCGTTGCGTTGCTGAATGACTCGGACAGCAATAAAACGTCCACGCTCAAGGCGGAAATCGACAGCCTACCCGGCATAGGCAATCTGAAACACAAGCCGGTCCTGTCGTGCGGCGAGATTGATGATGATGCCGAGAAGTACTTCAACGATGCGAAGCTTGTTCCGTCGTTTTCATTCATCGATCCCTTTGGGTACAAAGGCCTGTCCCTAAAAATCATAAGAGGGGTAATTAAGGACTGGGGCTGCGATTGCGTTTTTTTCTTCAATTACAACCGGATCAATGCAGGGATCGGAAACCAGGCTGTCACCGGCCATATGGATGCGCTGTTTGGAAAGGAACGCGCCGACGCGCTGAGAATGCGCTTGCCCCGCCTTTCGCCTGAACTCCGTGAAGCGCTGATCTTGGAAGAACTCGCCGCCGAGATCAAAGCGCTAGGCGGCACCTACGTGCTGCCCTTCACATTCAGAAATTCGAGCGGCACGCGAACGTCCCACAAGCTTGTCTTCGTGAGCAAGAGCTTCAAAGGCTACGCCATCATGAAAGACATCATGGCGAAGGAGAGTTCAACGGAGGATCAGGGCGTGCCGTCGCTGACGTATTCCCCGGCCGATTGGTCGATGCCGCTACTGTTCTCGCTGCAACGTCCACTTGATCAGCTCCGCGCCTCGCTGCTCACTGACTTTGCCGGGCAGGAGGTATCTGTTGCAGACATATATGAGCGCCACAGCGTTGATACTCCGTACGTCATTAAGAATTATAAGGAGACCCTGAAGCAGCTTGAAGCCGAGGGCAAGGTGGTCGTAAGGAGCCTTCAAGGCATCCGCCGCAAAGGGACTTTCGCCGACCACCTGCTGGTCGGTTTTCCGCCGAGTAGCATCCATGGCAAATAA
- a CDS encoding DUF7676 family protein, producing the protein METSAEITPNITPSTTPRRIVEPDGAALDVFSLPLDAASLEELFRDLFEHHWREIVFGPIIQGAAWEIHADRAPTRIRLLDGYLTVAFGVTHFHVCIGENKGSRARPTSPELAQLRRTSRAELYRRRNTSCVPMSWGLQLFNGAGEQQITVLLPNPFLDAETDKVLKEPDWSRLALWDKLRARWFGLHDPDPIDRSAGRSRGD; encoded by the coding sequence ATGGAAACCAGCGCAGAGATAACGCCAAATATAACGCCAAGCACAACGCCGAGACGCATCGTCGAGCCCGATGGCGCGGCGCTCGACGTCTTCTCCCTGCCGCTAGATGCGGCGAGTCTCGAAGAACTCTTTCGCGACCTTTTCGAACATCACTGGCGCGAAATCGTCTTCGGGCCGATCATTCAAGGCGCGGCGTGGGAGATCCACGCCGATCGCGCGCCGACGCGCATCAGGCTGCTCGACGGCTATCTCACCGTCGCCTTCGGCGTCACGCATTTTCATGTCTGCATCGGCGAGAACAAGGGATCGCGCGCCCGGCCGACGTCTCCCGAACTTGCACAGCTCAGACGCACGTCGCGCGCCGAACTCTATCGCCGGCGAAACACGAGCTGCGTGCCGATGTCGTGGGGACTGCAATTGTTCAACGGCGCCGGCGAACAGCAGATCACCGTGCTGCTGCCCAACCCATTCCTCGACGCGGAGACGGACAAAGTCCTGAAAGAACCGGATTGGTCGCGCCTCGCGCTGTGGGACAAATTGCGCGCGCGCTGGTTTGGCCTGCACGACCCCGATCCCATTGATCGTTCAGCTGGCCGGTCGCGAGGCGACTGA
- a CDS encoding sensor histidine kinase: MRREIASLRAQLAASQQRYEEICHRIRNELQVLSALFAAQRRQCGHPVQCDICVSRICATAALHGALDTNEHEICSLGSFVKLLAETLHSAFDSRYESIVTIDGDFEIDCARAKSVGLVVVEATVNALKYALVGLEKGRIETRVRCFRGEVELVVENNGAPFPLKALSQSTEISGKGLTLMHDIAAHLDGALEITPSPMGTALRLTFRVTLPQRC, encoded by the coding sequence TTGAGGCGGGAAATAGCTTCGCTGAGAGCGCAGCTGGCCGCGTCGCAGCAGCGCTACGAAGAGATTTGCCATCGGATCAGAAACGAATTGCAGGTCTTGTCGGCTCTCTTTGCCGCGCAGCGGAGACAGTGTGGCCATCCGGTACAATGCGACATCTGCGTTTCGCGCATCTGCGCGACCGCGGCGCTCCACGGCGCGCTCGATACGAATGAGCACGAGATTTGCAGCCTCGGCTCTTTCGTTAAGCTTCTCGCTGAAACTCTGCATTCGGCCTTTGACAGTCGTTATGAGAGCATCGTGACCATAGACGGGGATTTCGAAATTGACTGCGCGCGCGCAAAAAGCGTCGGGCTTGTGGTCGTCGAAGCGACGGTAAATGCTCTCAAATACGCCCTCGTCGGTCTCGAGAAGGGCAGGATCGAAACGCGCGTCCGGTGTTTCCGGGGCGAGGTCGAGCTTGTCGTTGAAAACAACGGAGCGCCCTTTCCTTTAAAAGCATTGTCCCAGTCGACCGAAATTTCAGGAAAGGGCCTCACGCTCATGCATGATATTGCGGCGCATCTCGACGGAGCCTTGGAGATCACGCCGAGTCCCATGGGAACTGCCCTGCGGCTCACTTTTCGGGTCACTCTCCCGCAGCGATGCTAG